Within the Salinirubrum litoreum genome, the region GGTCTCCTCGCACATCGTCGCTGGCGACGACCAGCACTGCCTCCTCCCCGGTGTCGTCGTCGGCGAGTTCGGCGTCGTCTGCGCCCTCGGCGTCGAGACTCCCCGACAGCGCGGAGACGCCGCCGGTCGCGCTCCCTCCGACCTGCCGGGTCGTCGTCGCCGCGTCGAGCCCCAGCATCGAGACGAGTCGCGCCGGCATTCCCGGTTCCTCGGTCGGTGGGGTGGTGGTGCCGACCGCGAGACGGGCGACTCGCTCGGCATCGACCTCGGCCGCGTCGAGCGCGAGTCGGGCCGCCTCGGCCGCCATCGTCAGGGTGTCCTCGTCGCCTGCCGGGACCGACGTCTGCTGGACGCCACTCCCGGCGAACTGCCCCCACGCTTCCTCCACCGCCTCGCTGGTGACGTACCGCCGAGGGGCGTAGGCTCCGACGCCGGCGATTCCCAGTTTCGCCTCGGTCGCCTCACTCGCCTCGTTGTTCTCGTCGCCCCCGTCGCTCGCGTCGGTCATCGCCCCGCCTCCCGTTCGAGGACGTGGACGACCGCGCCTCCGCCGGAGCCGCCGACGTTGTGCGTGAGTCCGCAGGTCGGGTCGTCCAGTTGCCGGCTCCCGGCCTGCCCGGTCAACTGGTCGAACGCCTCCACGATCTGGCCGGTCCCGGTCGCGCCGATCGGGTGCCCCTTCGACTTCAGGCCGCCCGAAGTGTTCACCGGCAGGTCGCCGTCCCGGTCTGTCAGGCCCTCGCGTAGCAGTCGATTAGCGTCGCCGGGATCACAGAAACCGAGGTCCTCGTAGGCCAGTAGTTCCGCGATGGCGAAGCAGTCGTGGACCTCGGCGAAGTCGAGGTCGTCGGACCCGATTCCGGCCATCTCGTAGGCCTGCTGACCTGCCTCGCGGGACGCCGAGATGCTGGTGTAGCTGTCGCGGTCGGCTAGCCCGACGCGGTCGCTTCCGGCACCGACGCCTGCGACTCGCACCCGGTCGTCGGTGTACTCGCCGACCACGTCACCGCCCGCGAGGAGGACGACCGCCGCACCGTCGGAGGTCGGACAGCAGTGGTAGAGGTTGAGTGGATCGGCGACCGGCGGCGCGTCGGTCGCGTCCGCGAGCGAGCAGGCGAAGTCGAGGTGTGCTTTCGGGTTCTGCGCGCCGTTCGCGTGGTTCTTCACGGCCACGCGTGCGAGGTCTTCGGTCGTCGCGTCGTACTGGTCCAGGTAGGCGCGGGCCATCTGCGCGTAGACGCCCGAGAAGGTCGTCCCGGTCAGTCGCTCCCACTCGGTCTCGCCGGAGACGCCGAGCCAGTACTTCGTCGTGTCGGCGCTCGCGTCGGTCATCACCTCGACGCCGCCCGCGAGTACCACGTCGGCCATCCCCGACTCGATGGCCTGCACGCCCTGCCGGACTGCGAAGCCCCCGGCGGCACAGGCGTTCTCGACCCGACTGGCCGGTACCCCGTGCAGACCGACGTGTTCGGTGACGGCCGGCGCGGAGAGACCCAACTGGCGACCGCCGACACCGAGGGTGCCGACGACCGCCTCGTCGATAGCGTCGGGAGGAAGGTCACCCGCCACGCTGTCCAGCGCCTCGCGGTAGGCGTCGGCGAACAGACTCCGGTAGCTCTCGTCGGGAAACGCGCCGAAGGCGGTCTGTCCGGCCCCGACGACGTAGACGTTCGACATGGGCGGGCGGTTCGCCCGTAGTCGTGAAATACGTTCTCACGTACCGACCCAGTCGAGACTCGGCGACGCCAGCACGATTTAGACACGTCTAAACTAGAGGTTAGATACAAACCCTTTTCAACTTCGGCATCACACAGTCACGTGTTCACAGACTCATGTCGCTCTCGCTTCTCTCGACGGACACGGCCGACTCGCTGTCCAGCCGTGAGCAGACGCCCTCGCTGATCGAATCGACTCCGGAACGGCCGGCCGACACGACCGACGGGACTGGTGATCGGCCGTGATCCCGCTCCAGTCGCTCGCCGACACGCTCGGCATCTCGGCACAGGAGGCACTCGACATCCTGATCTTCTCCGTGCGGGACGGCTTCGTGCAGGTCAGCGCCTTCGTCGCGGTCACGGTTCTCATCTTCAGCTACATCCAGTACCGCACCGGCGGCCGACTCGTCACCTATCTGGAGGAGAACGAACGCCTCCAGCCACTCGCGGGCGCACTGCTCGGCCTGACGCCGGGGTGTGGCGGCGCGATCATCGCGATGCCGCTGTACATCCGGGGATCGGTCAGCTTCGGGACCGTCGTCGCCGCACTCGCCGCGACCGCCGGTGACGCGGCGTTCGTCATCCTCGCGTTGGCTCCCGAGGCGGCACTGTACGCCTACGGTCTCGCGTTCGTCTCGGCCGTGCTGTTCGGCTACGCCATCGACATGTACGGACTCGGTGTCGGCCGGGTCGACGACGCGGTCGCTCGACTCGGTCGGCCGATGACCGACGGCGGCCTCGCGACCACGAACGTCGCCAGCGGCGGCCCGAGTATCCCCGACTACGAGGGCGACGACGCGCACTGTCGCGTCGACGACGACTCACCGGTCGAGAGCGGTCCCATGACGACGATCAGTCACGCGGTCCACGTCGTCTGGTGGGTCGTCGCCGCCGGTGGATTAGTCGCCGGCGTGCTGTACCTCGCGCGCGGTGCCCCGGAGGTCCCGCTGGCGTTCGGCCTGTCCTTCTTCGGCCTGTTCACCGTGGCCG harbors:
- a CDS encoding putative manganese transporter — encoded protein: MIPLQSLADTLGISAQEALDILIFSVRDGFVQVSAFVAVTVLIFSYIQYRTGGRLVTYLEENERLQPLAGALLGLTPGCGGAIIAMPLYIRGSVSFGTVVAALAATAGDAAFVILALAPEAALYAYGLAFVSAVLFGYAIDMYGLGVGRVDDAVARLGRPMTDGGLATTNVASGGPSIPDYEGDDAHCRVDDDSPVESGPMTTISHAVHVVWWVVAAGGLVAGVLYLARGAPEVPLAFGLSFFGLFTVAGLVGTVASFYLHFVGRRFIGEGAAGRIRDDFASAYDTFQHAAMETSMVTVWVIGAYLVYEYSIVVFALDIGALTAAAGVLAPIGGALLGLIPGCAPQIVFAGLYAEGAIPFSALTANAISQDGDALFPLMAIDMKAAIVATIYTTIPALIVGIALYYVWPFADFGFGVL
- a CDS encoding thiolase domain-containing protein; the encoded protein is MSNVYVVGAGQTAFGAFPDESYRSLFADAYREALDSVAGDLPPDAIDEAVVGTLGVGGRQLGLSAPAVTEHVGLHGVPASRVENACAAGGFAVRQGVQAIESGMADVVLAGGVEVMTDASADTTKYWLGVSGETEWERLTGTTFSGVYAQMARAYLDQYDATTEDLARVAVKNHANGAQNPKAHLDFACSLADATDAPPVADPLNLYHCCPTSDGAAVVLLAGGDVVGEYTDDRVRVAGVGAGSDRVGLADRDSYTSISASREAGQQAYEMAGIGSDDLDFAEVHDCFAIAELLAYEDLGFCDPGDANRLLREGLTDRDGDLPVNTSGGLKSKGHPIGATGTGQIVEAFDQLTGQAGSRQLDDPTCGLTHNVGGSGGGAVVHVLEREAGR